One Ahaetulla prasina isolate Xishuangbanna chromosome 1, ASM2864084v1, whole genome shotgun sequence DNA window includes the following coding sequences:
- the ENTPD5 gene encoding nucleoside diphosphate phosphatase ENTPD5 isoform X2, with protein sequence MWKAEGSENMEPLQSGILDSNCSSLMMGTSWFTVIAIIVFSSIYCIVSHPKPELWFQELFPLKMCPANASMETFYGIMFDAGSTGTRIHIYTFIQKSPENPAELKGEVFESVKPGLSAYANQPKQGAETIRKLLEMAKNAVPPSHWSKTPVVLKATAGLRLLAEHKAQALLSQVRMVFEDSPFLVPDNSVSIMDGSYEGILAWITVNFLTGQLYGQEQQTVGTLDLGGASTQITFLPQLAETLTETPVDFLTSFQMFNSTYKLYTHSYLGLGLKAARLATLGALNLEAREQTFRSSCLPKQLEAEWHFGGVKYQYGGNIEGETGFEPCYSEVLKVVQGKLHQPDEIQRSSFYAFSYYYDRAVDTDLIDYEKGGVLYVRDFERKAQQVCDNLDNYSTASPFLCMDLSYITALLKEGFGFGDSTVLQLAKKVNNIETSWALGATFHLLQSLGLSY encoded by the exons ATGTGGAAAGCTGAAGGTTCGGAGAACATG GAACCTCTACAATCTGGAATTCTTGATTCAAACTGCAGTTCTCTGATGATGGGTACTTCCTGGTTCACAGTTATTGCCATAATTGTGTTTTCCTCCATTTATTGTATTGTTTCTCATCCCAAACCGGAGTTATGGTTCCAAGAACTCTTCCCCCTTAAGATGTGTCCAGCCAATGCCAGCATGGAAACATTTTATGGCATCATGTTTGATGCAGGAAGCACAGGAACACGAATTCATATTTATACCTTTATACAGAAAAGCCCAG AAAACCCTGCAGAGTTAAAAGGGGAAGTTTTTGAATCAGTGAAACCAGGTCTCTCAGCATATGCCAATCAGCCTAAGCAG GGTGCTGAAACTATCAGAAAATTATTAGAGATGGCTAAAAATGCTGTACCACCAAGTCACTGGAGCAAGACCCCTGTAGTATTGAAAGCCACTGCTGGTCTGCGGTTGTTAGCGGAACACAAAGCTCAGGCTCTACTCTCGCAA GTCAGAATGGTCTTTGAGGATTCACCATTTTTAGTTCCTGATAATAGTGTTAGCATAATGGATGGATCTTATGAAG GTATTTTGGCCTGGATCACTGTGAATTTTTTGACAG GTCAGTTGTATGGCCAAGAGCAGCAGACAGTTGGAACTCTGGACCTGGGAGGAGCTTCAACTCAGATAACGTTCCTGCCACAGCTGGCG GAAACCTTAACAGAAACACCAGTGGACTTTCTTACCTCATTTCAAATGTTCAACAGCACTTATAAGCTATACACACACAG CTACTTGGGACTTGGGCTGAAAGCTGCTCGGCTGGCAACATTAGGAGCTTTAAATTTAGAAG CACGTGAACAGACATTCAGAAGTTCTTGTCTGCCAAAACAGCTGGAAGCAGAATGGCATTTTGGTGGAGTAAAATACCAGTATGGGGGAAACATAGAAG GTGAAACTGGATTTGAACCATGTTATTCTGAAGTATTGAAGGTTGTACAAGGAAAATTGCATCAACCAGATGAGATCCAGAGAAGTTCCTTTTATGCCTTTTCCTATTATTATGATCGGGCAGTGGACACTGACCTTATAG ATTATGAGAAAGGTGGTGTTTTATATGTGAGAGACTTCGAAAGAAAAGCCCAACAAG TTTGTGATAATCTGGATAACTATAGCACTGCCAGCCCCTTTTTATGTATGGATCTCAGTTACATTACAGCTTTATTAAAAGAAGGCTTTGGATTTGGAGACAGCACAGTTTTACAG ctGGCAAAGAAAGTCAATAACATAGAGACAAGCTGGGCTTTGGGGGCTACCTTTCACCTTCTACAGTCTCTAGGACTCTCCTACTAG
- the BBOF1 gene encoding basal body-orientation factor 1: MTGKTAQDKGAKGGKGKKDGAAAGKSRVDPKSLKEESEAERAKAAATLWEARLEVTEISRKEYREAARRLARDNEQLERQQRRLEKDTVDVLSYLKKQEAEKEDLIEKLKQQVTELKLRAKEESELAAEQFAKQLEELEEKFHRKAKEIGLIQIELKMIKEFRKKKTLLEKELEDLKDTLDTTKKEHQETISMLEKKFIEEKQRLEREAEKKIIMLAERAHHEAIAQLDNAGRAVFTENVRLQEALGYHMKETEELQNIKEKLEESNAFHLHEKETKDLLIKEKVLQITQQKALIQELQNKVKKLEEAVNYMAGEFKIEIKKTEEKALVQNQAARIEIEKLEQLLEMKEREMSRVKKLARNILNERTEVEKFFLDALEQVKQEIISSRKCYKQVAQAAYQRKMMAAFAGKEEYPRIRTFTDSAHSTNSVQMDLLEAEKWTNIQKGKVDISELTWEQKERVLRLLFAKMNGLRHRKYSQVLVPVTPSNFNFAETKASEGDAVPVYAFITQQAPLSESSHKSSPLPDIQLIPPE; the protein is encoded by the exons ATGACAGGGAAAACCGCGCAAGACAAAGGCGCGAAAGGAGGGAA GGGAAAGAAAGACGGCGCGGCCGCGGGAAAGAGCAGAGTAGACCCGAAGTCCTTGAAGGAGGAGTCGGAGGCCGAAAGGGCGAAAGCCGCAGCGACGCTATGGGAGGCCAGGTTGGAGGTAACGGAGATCTCCCGCAAAGAGTACCGCGAGGCTGCTCGCCGCCTAGCCCGGGACAACGAACAGCTGGAACGGCAGCAGCGGCGGCTGGAGAAAGATACGGTCGACGTGCTGTCCTACCTCAAGAAGCAAGAAGCGGAGAAGGAAGACCTG ATTGAGAAGCTGAAACAGCAGGTGACTGAATTGAAGCTCAGAGCCAAAGAAGAAAGTGAACTAGCG GCAGAACAATTCGCTAAACAGTTAGAAGAGTTGGAGGAGAAATTTCATCGAAAGGCTAAGGAAATTGGTCTAATTCAGATTGAACTTAAAATGATTAAAGAATTTCGGAAAAAGAAAACACTTTTGGAGAAAGAATTAGAAGAT CTGAAAGATACTTTGGATACCACAAAAAAAGAACATCAGGAAACTATTAGTATGTTGGAGAAAAAGTTCATTGAAGAAAAG caacGTCTggaaagagaagcagagaagaagatTATAATGCTGGCTGAAAGAGCCCATCATGAAGCCATTGC GCAGTTGGATAATGCTGGACGAGCAGTTTTTACAGAGAATGTTCGTCTTCAAGAGGCTCTTGGTTATCACATGAAGGAGACAGAAGAGTTACAAAATATCAAGGAAAAATTGGAGGAGAGCAATGCCTTTCACTTGCATgaaaag GAAACCAAAGACCTTTTGATTAAGGAGAAGGTTCTACAAATTACTCAGCAGAAAGCACTAATCCAGGAACTTCAAAACAAGGTTAAAAAACTAGAAGAAGCAGTTAATTATATGGCTggagaatttaaaatagaaataaaaaaaacagaagagaaagCTTTGGTACAGAACCAAGCAGCTCGGATAGAAATTGAAAAGCtggagcagctgttggaaatgaaagaaagagaaatgagtaGAGTGAAGAAATTAGCCAGGAACATCTTGAATGAAAGGACAGAAGTGGAGAAATTCTTCTTAGATGCTCTGGAGCAAGTCAAACAAGAGATTATAAGCAGCAGAAAGTGTTACAAGCAGGTGGCCCAAGCCGCCTATCAAAGGAAAATGATGGCAGCATTTGCAGGGAAAGAGGAATATCCCAGAATCAGAACATTTACTGACAGTGCACATAGCACAAATAGTGTGCAAATGGACCTTTTGGAAGCAGAGAAATG GACAAATATTCAGAAGGGGAAGGTGGACATTTCTGAACTGACCTGGGAGCAGAAGGAAAGAGTATTGAGGTTACTGTTTGCAAAAATGAATGGCTTAAGACACCG GAAATACAGTCAAGTTTTGGTTCCAGTAACACCATCCAATTTTAATTTTGCAGAAACAAAGGCATCTGA
- the ENTPD5 gene encoding nucleoside diphosphate phosphatase ENTPD5 isoform X3 → MMGTSWFTVIAIIVFSSIYCIVSHPKPELWFQELFPLKMCPANASMETFYGIMFDAGSTGTRIHIYTFIQKSPENPAELKGEVFESVKPGLSAYANQPKQGAETIRKLLEMAKNAVPPSHWSKTPVVLKATAGLRLLAEHKAQALLSQVRMVFEDSPFLVPDNSVSIMDGSYEGILAWITVNFLTGQLYGQEQQTVGTLDLGGASTQITFLPQLAETLTETPVDFLTSFQMFNSTYKLYTHSYLGLGLKAARLATLGALNLEAREQTFRSSCLPKQLEAEWHFGGVKYQYGGNIEGETGFEPCYSEVLKVVQGKLHQPDEIQRSSFYAFSYYYDRAVDTDLIDYEKGGVLYVRDFERKAQQVCDNLDNYSTASPFLCMDLSYITALLKEGFGFGDSTVLQASKNSRIQPNISSHEVMGNLFILATLIVGLFVYKQKLSSFCITFTLLEYKLYP, encoded by the exons ATGATGGGTACTTCCTGGTTCACAGTTATTGCCATAATTGTGTTTTCCTCCATTTATTGTATTGTTTCTCATCCCAAACCGGAGTTATGGTTCCAAGAACTCTTCCCCCTTAAGATGTGTCCAGCCAATGCCAGCATGGAAACATTTTATGGCATCATGTTTGATGCAGGAAGCACAGGAACACGAATTCATATTTATACCTTTATACAGAAAAGCCCAG AAAACCCTGCAGAGTTAAAAGGGGAAGTTTTTGAATCAGTGAAACCAGGTCTCTCAGCATATGCCAATCAGCCTAAGCAG GGTGCTGAAACTATCAGAAAATTATTAGAGATGGCTAAAAATGCTGTACCACCAAGTCACTGGAGCAAGACCCCTGTAGTATTGAAAGCCACTGCTGGTCTGCGGTTGTTAGCGGAACACAAAGCTCAGGCTCTACTCTCGCAA GTCAGAATGGTCTTTGAGGATTCACCATTTTTAGTTCCTGATAATAGTGTTAGCATAATGGATGGATCTTATGAAG GTATTTTGGCCTGGATCACTGTGAATTTTTTGACAG GTCAGTTGTATGGCCAAGAGCAGCAGACAGTTGGAACTCTGGACCTGGGAGGAGCTTCAACTCAGATAACGTTCCTGCCACAGCTGGCG GAAACCTTAACAGAAACACCAGTGGACTTTCTTACCTCATTTCAAATGTTCAACAGCACTTATAAGCTATACACACACAG CTACTTGGGACTTGGGCTGAAAGCTGCTCGGCTGGCAACATTAGGAGCTTTAAATTTAGAAG CACGTGAACAGACATTCAGAAGTTCTTGTCTGCCAAAACAGCTGGAAGCAGAATGGCATTTTGGTGGAGTAAAATACCAGTATGGGGGAAACATAGAAG GTGAAACTGGATTTGAACCATGTTATTCTGAAGTATTGAAGGTTGTACAAGGAAAATTGCATCAACCAGATGAGATCCAGAGAAGTTCCTTTTATGCCTTTTCCTATTATTATGATCGGGCAGTGGACACTGACCTTATAG ATTATGAGAAAGGTGGTGTTTTATATGTGAGAGACTTCGAAAGAAAAGCCCAACAAG TTTGTGATAATCTGGATAACTATAGCACTGCCAGCCCCTTTTTATGTATGGATCTCAGTTACATTACAGCTTTATTAAAAGAAGGCTTTGGATTTGGAGACAGCACAGTTTTACAGGCAAGTAAAAATTCCAGGATCCAACCTAACATTTCATCCCATGAAGTTatggggaatttatttattttagcaacATTGATTGTTGGACtatttgtatataaacagaaGTTATCATCTTTTTGTATCACTTTCACTCTGCTAGAATATAAACTTTATCCTTAA
- the ENTPD5 gene encoding nucleoside diphosphate phosphatase ENTPD5 isoform X1, which produces MWKAEGSENMEPLQSGILDSNCSSLMMGTSWFTVIAIIVFSSIYCIVSHPKPELWFQELFPLKMCPANASMETFYGIMFDAGSTGTRIHIYTFIQKSPENPAELKGEVFESVKPGLSAYANQPKQGAETIRKLLEMAKNAVPPSHWSKTPVVLKATAGLRLLAEHKAQALLSQVRMVFEDSPFLVPDNSVSIMDGSYEGILAWITVNFLTGQLYGQEQQTVGTLDLGGASTQITFLPQLAETLTETPVDFLTSFQMFNSTYKLYTHSYLGLGLKAARLATLGALNLEAREQTFRSSCLPKQLEAEWHFGGVKYQYGGNIEGETGFEPCYSEVLKVVQGKLHQPDEIQRSSFYAFSYYYDRAVDTDLIDYEKGGVLYVRDFERKAQQVCDNLDNYSTASPFLCMDLSYITALLKEGFGFGDSTVLQASKNSRIQPNISSHEVMGNLFILATLIVGLFVYKQKLSSFCITFTLLEYKLYP; this is translated from the exons ATGTGGAAAGCTGAAGGTTCGGAGAACATG GAACCTCTACAATCTGGAATTCTTGATTCAAACTGCAGTTCTCTGATGATGGGTACTTCCTGGTTCACAGTTATTGCCATAATTGTGTTTTCCTCCATTTATTGTATTGTTTCTCATCCCAAACCGGAGTTATGGTTCCAAGAACTCTTCCCCCTTAAGATGTGTCCAGCCAATGCCAGCATGGAAACATTTTATGGCATCATGTTTGATGCAGGAAGCACAGGAACACGAATTCATATTTATACCTTTATACAGAAAAGCCCAG AAAACCCTGCAGAGTTAAAAGGGGAAGTTTTTGAATCAGTGAAACCAGGTCTCTCAGCATATGCCAATCAGCCTAAGCAG GGTGCTGAAACTATCAGAAAATTATTAGAGATGGCTAAAAATGCTGTACCACCAAGTCACTGGAGCAAGACCCCTGTAGTATTGAAAGCCACTGCTGGTCTGCGGTTGTTAGCGGAACACAAAGCTCAGGCTCTACTCTCGCAA GTCAGAATGGTCTTTGAGGATTCACCATTTTTAGTTCCTGATAATAGTGTTAGCATAATGGATGGATCTTATGAAG GTATTTTGGCCTGGATCACTGTGAATTTTTTGACAG GTCAGTTGTATGGCCAAGAGCAGCAGACAGTTGGAACTCTGGACCTGGGAGGAGCTTCAACTCAGATAACGTTCCTGCCACAGCTGGCG GAAACCTTAACAGAAACACCAGTGGACTTTCTTACCTCATTTCAAATGTTCAACAGCACTTATAAGCTATACACACACAG CTACTTGGGACTTGGGCTGAAAGCTGCTCGGCTGGCAACATTAGGAGCTTTAAATTTAGAAG CACGTGAACAGACATTCAGAAGTTCTTGTCTGCCAAAACAGCTGGAAGCAGAATGGCATTTTGGTGGAGTAAAATACCAGTATGGGGGAAACATAGAAG GTGAAACTGGATTTGAACCATGTTATTCTGAAGTATTGAAGGTTGTACAAGGAAAATTGCATCAACCAGATGAGATCCAGAGAAGTTCCTTTTATGCCTTTTCCTATTATTATGATCGGGCAGTGGACACTGACCTTATAG ATTATGAGAAAGGTGGTGTTTTATATGTGAGAGACTTCGAAAGAAAAGCCCAACAAG TTTGTGATAATCTGGATAACTATAGCACTGCCAGCCCCTTTTTATGTATGGATCTCAGTTACATTACAGCTTTATTAAAAGAAGGCTTTGGATTTGGAGACAGCACAGTTTTACAGGCAAGTAAAAATTCCAGGATCCAACCTAACATTTCATCCCATGAAGTTatggggaatttatttattttagcaacATTGATTGTTGGACtatttgtatataaacagaaGTTATCATCTTTTTGTATCACTTTCACTCTGCTAGAATATAAACTTTATCCTTAA
- the ENTPD5 gene encoding nucleoside diphosphate phosphatase ENTPD5 isoform X4 yields MWKAEGSENMEPLQSGILDSNCSSLMMGTSWFTVIAIIVFSSIYCIVSHPKPELWFQELFPLKMCPANASMETFYGIMFDAGSTGTRIHIYTFIQKSPENPAELKGEVFESVKPGLSAYANQPKQGAETIRKLLEMAKNAVPPSHWSKTPVVLKATAGLRLLAEHKAQALLSQVRMVFEDSPFLVPDNSVSIMDGSYEGILAWITVNFLTGQLYGQEQQTVGTLDLGGASTQITFLPQLAETLTETPVDFLTSFQMFNSTYKLYTHSYLGLGLKAARLATLGALNLEAREQTFRSSCLPKQLEAEWHFGGVKYQYGGNIEGETGFEPCYSEVLKVVQGKLHQPDEIQRSSFYAFSYYYDRAVDTDLIDYEKGGVLYVRDFERKAQQAQHLKSIPPHG; encoded by the exons ATGTGGAAAGCTGAAGGTTCGGAGAACATG GAACCTCTACAATCTGGAATTCTTGATTCAAACTGCAGTTCTCTGATGATGGGTACTTCCTGGTTCACAGTTATTGCCATAATTGTGTTTTCCTCCATTTATTGTATTGTTTCTCATCCCAAACCGGAGTTATGGTTCCAAGAACTCTTCCCCCTTAAGATGTGTCCAGCCAATGCCAGCATGGAAACATTTTATGGCATCATGTTTGATGCAGGAAGCACAGGAACACGAATTCATATTTATACCTTTATACAGAAAAGCCCAG AAAACCCTGCAGAGTTAAAAGGGGAAGTTTTTGAATCAGTGAAACCAGGTCTCTCAGCATATGCCAATCAGCCTAAGCAG GGTGCTGAAACTATCAGAAAATTATTAGAGATGGCTAAAAATGCTGTACCACCAAGTCACTGGAGCAAGACCCCTGTAGTATTGAAAGCCACTGCTGGTCTGCGGTTGTTAGCGGAACACAAAGCTCAGGCTCTACTCTCGCAA GTCAGAATGGTCTTTGAGGATTCACCATTTTTAGTTCCTGATAATAGTGTTAGCATAATGGATGGATCTTATGAAG GTATTTTGGCCTGGATCACTGTGAATTTTTTGACAG GTCAGTTGTATGGCCAAGAGCAGCAGACAGTTGGAACTCTGGACCTGGGAGGAGCTTCAACTCAGATAACGTTCCTGCCACAGCTGGCG GAAACCTTAACAGAAACACCAGTGGACTTTCTTACCTCATTTCAAATGTTCAACAGCACTTATAAGCTATACACACACAG CTACTTGGGACTTGGGCTGAAAGCTGCTCGGCTGGCAACATTAGGAGCTTTAAATTTAGAAG CACGTGAACAGACATTCAGAAGTTCTTGTCTGCCAAAACAGCTGGAAGCAGAATGGCATTTTGGTGGAGTAAAATACCAGTATGGGGGAAACATAGAAG GTGAAACTGGATTTGAACCATGTTATTCTGAAGTATTGAAGGTTGTACAAGGAAAATTGCATCAACCAGATGAGATCCAGAGAAGTTCCTTTTATGCCTTTTCCTATTATTATGATCGGGCAGTGGACACTGACCTTATAG ATTATGAGAAAGGTGGTGTTTTATATGTGAGAGACTTCGAAAGAAAAGCCCAACAAG CCCAGCATTTGAAATCTATTCCTCCACATGGTTAG